One part of the Prunus persica cultivar Lovell chromosome G5, Prunus_persica_NCBIv2, whole genome shotgun sequence genome encodes these proteins:
- the LOC18776450 gene encoding auxin response factor 2, with translation MTSSEVSIKDNCGNQRGDSFSSGFSDHNDVRNNLEGQNSHPTVSAAGRDAETALYTELWHACAGPLVTVPRERERVFYFPQGHIEQVEASTNQVADQQMPVYNLPSKILCRVIHVQLKAEPDTDEVFAQVTLLPEPSQDENTVEKEPPPPPPPRFQVHSFCKTLTASDTSTHGGFSVLRRHADECLPQLDMSRQPPTQELVAKDLHANEWRFRHIFRGQPRRHLLQSGWSVFVSSKRLVAGDAFIFLRGENGELRVGVRRAMRQQGSAPSSVISSHSMHLGVLATAWHAILTGTMFTVYYKPRTSPAEFIVPFDQYMESVKNNYSIGMRFKMRFEGEEAPEQRFTGTIIGIEDADTKRWRDSKWRSLKVRWDETSSIPRPDRVSPWKIEPALAPPALNPLPMPRPKRPRSNMVPSSPDSILTREGSSKVTADPAMPGGFSRVLQGQEFSTLRGNFVDSESDTAEKSLAWTPSVDDEKIDVVSASRRHGSENWMPSGRHEPTYTDLLSGFGTNVDSSRGICPPFVDQAVGNSMRKHSLDQEGKFNLQSWSMLPSSLSLSLDSNLKGPPIGNMAYQAQGNARYGGFSDYSVLNGHRVDHPQGNWLMPPPPSHFENPANAREAMPQHASLQKQEAVKPKDGNYKLFGIPLIAPEAALSHRNAMIGSPHHNQVHTFESDQKSDKSRGSKSVENPLAVGEPDKLLQTSQQHVRDGQGKPQGGSTRSCTKVHKQGIALGRSVDLTKFNNYEELIAALDQLFEFDGELMAPKKNWLIVYTDDEGDMMLVGDDPWQEFCGIVRKIFIYTREEVQKMNPGTLNSHGEENLSLVAEGADAREGKSQLLP, from the exons ATGACGTCATCGGAGGTTTCGATAAAGGACAATTGCGGGAACCAGAGGGGAGATAGCTTCTCGTCCGGTTTCAGTGACCATAACGATGTTAGGAATAACTTAGAGGGGCAAAACAGTCATCCCACTGTTTCCGCCGCCGGTAGAG ATGCTGAGACTGCACTTTACACGGAGCTTTGGCACGCCTGCGCTGGGCCGCTCGTGACTGTGCCGCGTGAACGGGAACGTGTCTTTTACTTCCCTCAGGGACACATCGAGCAG GTGGAGGCGTCAACTAATCAGGTGGCTGACCAACAGATGCCTGTGTATAATCTTCCCTCAAAGATCCTTTGCCGGGTTATCCATGTACAACTGAAG GCTGAACCGGACACTGATGAGGTATTTGCACAAGTCACTTTACTTCCCGAGCCAAGT cAAGATGAGAATACGGTAGAGAAGGAACCTCCTCCCCCTCCACCACCGCGATTTCAAGTACATTCATTTTGTAAGACTCTAACTGCTTCGGATACAAGCACTCATGGTGGATTTTCAGTGCTGAGGCGGCACGCAGATGAATGCCTTCCACAACTG GACATGTCTCGCCAGCCTCCAACCCAGGAGTTGGTTGCAAAAGATTTGCATGCAAATGAGTGGCGCTTTCGCCATATCTTCCGAG GTCAACCCCGGAGGCATTTGCTTCAAAGTGGTTGGAGTGTTTTCGTTAGCTCCAAGAGGCTTGTTGCAGGAGatgcatttatatttttaag GGGTGAAAATGGGGAGCTCCGTGTTGGTGTTAGACGTGCAATGAGACAGCAAGGCAGTGCCCCATCTTCAGTGATATCTAGTCACAGTATGCACCTAGGTGTCCTTGCTACCGCATGGCACGCCATCTTAACAGGAACGATGTTCACTGTGTACTACAAGCCAAG AACAAGCCCTGCTGAATTCATTGTTCCATTTGACCAGTACATGGAGTCTGTTAAGAACAACTATTCTATAGGTATGAGGTTCAAGATGAGGTTCGAAGGTGAAGAAGCTCCGGAGCAGAG GTTTACTGGTACCATAATTGGAATTGAAGATGCTGACACCAAAAGATGGCGAGATTCCAAATGGAGATCCCTTAAG GTGAGATGGGATGAGACTTCATCCATACCTCGTCCAGACAGAGTTTCACCTTGGAAAATAGAGCCTGCTCTTGCTCCTCCAGCACTGAATCCCCTCCCGATGCCTCGGCCAAAAAGGCCTCGGTCAAACATGGTACCCTCGTCTCCAGACTCTATTCTCACCAGGGAAG GTTCCTCAAAAGTAACTGCAGACCCTGCAATGCCAGGTGGGTTTTCAAGGGTCTTGCAAGGTCAAGAATTCTCGACCTTGAGAGGCAATTTTGTGGATAGCGAGTCTGATACTGCTGAAAAGTCTCTTGCATGGACACCTTCGGTAGATGATGAGAAGATTGACGTGGTTTCTGCTTCAAGAAGACATGGTTCAGAGAACTGGATGCCCTCAGGGAGGCATGAACCGACTTACACAGATCTGTTGTCAGGCTTTGGGACTAATGTCGATTCTTCGCGTGGTATCTGTCCACCTTTTGTTGATCAAGCTGTTGGTAATTCAATGAGAAAGCATTCATTAGATCAGGAAGGCAAGTTTAACTTGCAGTCATGGTCCATGTTGCCCTCATCTCTGTCCCTTAGCTTGGACTCTAATCTTAAGGGTCCTCCCATTGGCAATATGGCTTACCAAGCGCAAGGGAATGCTAGATATGGTGGATTTAGTGACTATTCTGTTCTGAACGGTCATAGAGTTGACCACCCACAAGGAAATTGGTTAATGCCTCCACCCCCATCACATTTCGAGAATCCTGCGAATGCAAGGGAGGCCATGCCACAACATGCGTCACTACAGAAACAGGAGGCTGTGAAGCCTAAAGATGGAAACTACAAGCTCTTTGGTATTCCTCTCATAGCACCAGAGGCTGCATTGTCACACAGAAATGCGATGATTGGGTCACCTCACCATAACCAAGTTCATACTTTTGAGTCTGACCAGAAGTCTGATAAATCAAGGGGCTCAAAATCAGTGGAGAATCCCTTAGCTGTTGGTGAGCCGGATAAACTGTTACAAACTTCTCAGCAACATGTCAGAGATGGTCAGGGTAAACCACAGGGAGGTTCAACTAGGAGTTGTACCAAG GTTCACAAACAAGGTATTGCTCTTGGTAGGTCTGTTGATCTTACGAAGTTCAATAACTACGAGGAACTGATTGCTGCATTGGAccaattgtttgaatttgacgGTGAGCTGATGGCCCCGAAAAAGAATTGGTTGATTGTGTACACTGATGATGAGGGTGATATGATGCTTGTTGGAGATGATCCCTGGCA GGAATTTTGTGGCATAGTCCGGAAGATTTTCATCTACACCAGAGAGGAGGTTCAAAAGATGAACCCTGGGACTCTAAATTCACATGGGGAGGAGAATTTATCATTGGTTGCGGAGGGTGCAGATGCAAGAGAGGGGAAGTCTCAGCTACTTCCTTAA
- the LOC18777709 gene encoding transcription factor ICE1, with product MLPRLNGAVWMGDREDRDSASWNRTTAATTNNSNCGVVESKDELGSLSTFKSMLDVDDDWYLPNNSIQSHSDVRDIAFSPSFADPESLLLNPVDSSSSCSPSSSVFNNLDPNQVHYYLPQNSTLSSLLNVVPNNPLEHGFDLGCDIGFLDTQASSGSSLMNRGGGVLTGFSGLSSNNPMNAQDLCSNLQFSTTRLPQLLENSSNFSGFRGFEDTSANALFPNRPKLLRPLDSVPDVGAPPTLFQKRVQKNLADNGGNLGVLGSEGGLALNHMGEENERKRKLSGGDDFEDVSIDGSGLNYDSDDFTENTKMDDGAKNGGNSSNANSTVTGGGDHKGKKKGLPAKNLMAERRRRKKLNDRLYMLRSVVPKISKMDRASILGDAIEYLKELLQKINNLHNELESIPPGSSLTPTGSTFHPLTPTPATLPSRIKEELCPSSLPSPNGQPARVEVRLREGRAVNIHMFCGRRPGLLLSTMRTLDSLGLDIQQAVISCFNGFAMDVFRAEQCKEGQDVHPDQIKAVLLESVGFHGLI from the exons atgctGCCTAGGCTGAACGGTGCCGTTTGGATGGGTGATAGAGAGGACAGAGACTCTGCTTCATGGAATAGAACCACCGCCGCCACCACCAACAACAGCAATTGTGGTGTTGTGGAGAGCAAGGACGAGTTGGGCTCTCTGTCTACCTTCAAATCCATGCttgatgttgatgatgattGGTATCTGCCCAATAATAGCATTCAGAGCCATTCAGATGTCCGAGACATAGCCTTCTCGCCGAGCTTTGCTGACCCAGAAAGCTTGCTGCTCAACCCAGTGgactcttcctcttcttgctCACCGTCTTCCTCGGTTTTCAACAATCTTGACCCAAATCAGGTTCATTACTATTTGCCTCAAAATTCCACCTTGTCTTCGCTCCTTAATGTTGTTCCTAATAACCCTTTGGAGCATGGCTTCGATTTGGGCTGTGATATTGGGTTTCTTGACACTCAAGCATCGAGTGGTTCAAGTTTAATGAACAGGGGAGGTGGGGTTTTAACTGGGTTCAGTGGTTTGAGCTCAAATAACCCGATGAATGCTCAGGATTTGTGTTCAAATTTGCAATTTTCAACTACCCGTCTGCCTCAATTGCTTGAAAATAGTTCAAATTTTTCGGGCTTTCGGGGTTTTGAGGATACTTCAGCGAATGCTTTGTTTCCCAATAGGCCTAAATTATTGAGACCCCTTGACTCCGTCCCTGATGTGGGAGCACCGCCCACTCTTTTTCAGAAAAGAGTTCAGAAGAACTTAGCTGATAATGGAGGAAATTTGGGTGTTTTAGGCTCAGAAGGGGGCCTGGCTTTGAATCATATGGGTGAGGAGAatgagaggaagaggaaattGAGCGGGGGAGATGATTTTGAAGATGTGAGTATCGATGGTTCGGGTTTGAACTATGATTCAGATGACTTTACTGAAAACACTAAGATGGATGACGGTGCTAAGAATGGTGGTAATAGCTCGAATGCAAATAGTACTGTTACTGGCGGAGGGGATCATAaggggaagaagaaagggTTGCCTGCTAAGAATTTGATGGCTGAGAGGCGCCGCCGGAAGAAGCTCAATGATAGGCTGTATATGCTTAGATCCGTTGTTCCAAAGATCAGCAAA ATGGACAGGGCATCAATCCTTGGGGATGCAATTGAGTACTTGAAGGAACTTCTGCAAAAGATCAACAACCTCCATAATGAATTGGAGTCAATCCCTCCGGGGTCTTCATTGACGCCTACCGGAAGTACATTCCACCCTTTGACACCCACTCCGGCTACCCTGCCAAGCCGTATCAAGGAAGAACTTTGCCCCAGCTCATTACCTAGCCCAAACGGCCAACCCGCAAGG GTTGAAGTTAGGCTACGAGAAGGAAGAGCAGTGAATATCCACATGTTTTGTGGGCGCAGACCTGGTCTCTTGCTCTCGACCATGAGAACTTTAGATAGCCTTGGGCTAGACATCCAGCAAGCTGTCATTAGCTGTTTCAATGGTTTTGCTATGGATGTCTTCCGTGCTGAG CAATGCAAGGAAGGTCAAGACGTCCACCCGGATCAGATAAAAGCAGTACTTTTGGAGTCAGTCGGGTTCCATGGCTTGATATAG